From one Streptomyces sp. ICC1 genomic stretch:
- a CDS encoding NCS2 family permease, with translation MSTSAPVDRYFKISERGSTIGREVRGGFATFFAMAYIIVLNPIILGSAKDMYGHQLDGGQLVTATVLTAAFTTLLMGVIGNVPIALAAGLGVNTVVALQLAPRMSWPDAMGMVVLAGFVVMLLVATGLRERVMNAVPIGLRKGIAIGIGLFIMLIGLVDSGFVTRMPDLAHTTVPLQLGSNGHLHGWPVLIFVVGVLLTLTLIIRKTPGAILISIVAMTVAALAIQLVTKLPDTAWGLTVPEWPGNPVAAPDFGLIGQVSLFGGFGKVGMLTGVLFVFTVLLSCFFDAMGTILGVGDEAKLTKPDGSFPGINRVLFVDGMAVAAGGASSSSATTCFVESTAGVGEGARTGLANIVTGGLFAVSLFLTPLATMVPSQAATPALVAVGFLILAGSVRDIDWNDFTIAVPAFLAMVMMPFTYSITNGIGIGFVSFAVLRLATGRGREVPAAMYVVSAVFVFYYAMPALGLT, from the coding sequence ATGAGCACGTCGGCCCCCGTGGACCGCTACTTCAAGATCTCCGAGCGCGGCTCGACCATCGGCCGCGAGGTCCGCGGCGGGTTCGCCACCTTCTTCGCGATGGCCTACATCATCGTGCTGAACCCGATCATCCTGGGCAGCGCGAAGGACATGTACGGCCACCAGCTCGACGGCGGCCAGCTGGTCACCGCCACCGTCCTGACGGCGGCCTTCACCACCCTCCTCATGGGCGTGATCGGCAACGTCCCGATCGCACTGGCGGCCGGGCTCGGCGTCAACACCGTCGTCGCCCTCCAGCTCGCCCCGCGCATGAGCTGGCCCGACGCCATGGGCATGGTGGTCCTGGCCGGCTTCGTGGTGATGCTGCTCGTCGCCACCGGCCTGCGCGAGCGGGTCATGAACGCCGTCCCGATCGGCCTGCGCAAGGGCATCGCGATCGGCATCGGCCTGTTCATCATGCTGATCGGCCTGGTCGACTCCGGGTTCGTCACCCGCATGCCCGACCTCGCGCACACCACGGTCCCGCTCCAGCTCGGCAGCAACGGCCACCTGCACGGCTGGCCCGTACTGATCTTCGTGGTCGGCGTGCTGCTGACGCTGACCCTGATCATCCGCAAGACGCCGGGCGCGATCCTGATCTCCATCGTGGCCATGACCGTCGCCGCGCTCGCCATCCAGCTGGTCACCAAGCTCCCGGACACCGCCTGGGGCCTGACGGTCCCCGAGTGGCCGGGCAACCCGGTGGCCGCCCCCGACTTCGGACTGATCGGCCAGGTCAGCCTGTTCGGCGGCTTCGGCAAGGTCGGCATGCTGACCGGCGTCCTGTTCGTCTTCACCGTCCTGCTGTCCTGCTTCTTCGACGCCATGGGAACGATCCTCGGCGTCGGCGACGAGGCGAAGCTGACGAAGCCGGACGGCTCCTTCCCCGGCATCAACCGGGTGCTGTTCGTCGACGGCATGGCCGTCGCCGCGGGCGGCGCGAGCTCCTCCTCGGCCACCACCTGCTTCGTGGAGTCCACGGCGGGCGTCGGCGAGGGCGCCCGCACGGGCCTGGCGAACATCGTGACCGGCGGCCTCTTCGCGGTGTCGCTGTTCCTGACCCCGCTCGCCACGATGGTCCCCTCGCAGGCCGCCACCCCCGCCCTGGTGGCGGTCGGCTTCCTGATCCTGGCCGGCTCGGTCCGGGACATCGACTGGAACGACTTCACCATCGCCGTCCCGGCCTTCCTGGCCATGGTGATGATGCCGTTCACCTACTCGATCACCAACGGCATCGGCATCGGCTTCGTGTCCTTCGCCGTACTGCGGCTCGCGACCGGCCGGGGCCGCGAGGTCCCGGCCGCCATGTACGTCGTGTCGGCGGTGTTCGTCTTCTACTACGCGATGCCGGCGCTGGGCCTCACGTAG
- a CDS encoding DUF5937 family protein yields MESRLDFSTADLAQTRFAVSPMWEVVTSFRLLRDEAEPPLHRRWAAQVRPRLLRAGLDRGWLAALIPGGGYLADFLNPTPAGPFPELPAELAAIRSSTPEHVRSDLALLAAKSSRPAPRLRLLHDEPEAALEKVTAEIETYWELALAPYWSRIRQLLESDVFHRARQVAEHGSAHVLNELHESVSWDAGTLSLVRRQCALTRDKTGSGLLLVPSAFAWPRVLTRSVAPEPPQLAYPARGIGTLWEPRTSEASDAVAGVLGRSRALLLAELDTPASTTQLAVHTGLSAAAVSQHLTALRNAGLVTGHRTGRSVLYARTAVADALLAPTS; encoded by the coding sequence ATGGAATCCAGACTGGACTTCTCCACGGCGGACCTCGCACAGACCCGCTTCGCGGTGTCCCCGATGTGGGAGGTCGTCACCAGCTTCCGGCTGCTGCGCGACGAGGCCGAACCGCCCCTGCACCGCCGCTGGGCCGCCCAGGTGCGGCCCCGGCTGCTCCGCGCGGGCCTGGACCGGGGATGGCTCGCCGCCCTGATCCCGGGCGGCGGCTACCTCGCGGACTTCCTCAACCCGACCCCCGCCGGCCCCTTCCCCGAACTCCCCGCCGAGCTGGCGGCCATCCGCTCCAGCACCCCGGAGCACGTCCGCTCCGACCTGGCCCTGCTGGCCGCGAAGTCGTCCCGCCCCGCGCCCCGGCTGCGGCTGCTCCACGACGAGCCCGAAGCCGCGCTGGAGAAGGTCACCGCCGAGATCGAGACGTACTGGGAACTCGCGCTCGCGCCCTACTGGTCCCGCATCCGCCAACTCCTCGAATCGGACGTCTTCCACCGCGCCCGGCAGGTCGCCGAACACGGCTCCGCCCACGTCCTGAACGAACTCCACGAATCCGTCAGCTGGGACGCCGGAACCCTGAGCCTGGTCCGCCGGCAGTGCGCGCTGACCCGCGACAAGACCGGCTCCGGACTGCTGCTGGTGCCCTCCGCCTTCGCCTGGCCCCGCGTGCTGACCCGCTCGGTGGCCCCCGAGCCGCCCCAGCTCGCCTACCCCGCCCGGGGCATCGGCACCCTGTGGGAGCCCCGTACCAGCGAGGCCTCCGACGCGGTCGCCGGCGTACTGGGCCGCTCCCGGGCCCTGCTGCTCGCCGAGCTCGACACCCCGGCCTCGACCACCCAACTGGCCGTCCACACCGGCCTGTCCGCCGCCGCGGTCTCCCAGCACCTCACGGCCCTGCGCAACGCCGGCCTGGTCACCGGCCACCGCACCGGCCGCTCGGTCCTCTACGCCCGCACGGCCGTCGCGGACGCGCTACTCGCCCCGACCAGCTGA
- a CDS encoding cation-translocating P-type ATPase encodes MTQRASIESDGPEPGGGSGPAAGTAIDAGSELDPVHPIKPPAPRFKPAGLSTAEVAERVARGAVNDVPVRSSRSTTEIVRANVFTRFNAIIGVLWVVMLFVAPIQDSLFGFVIIANTGIGIIQEMRAKKTLDGLAVIGEAKPSVRRDGRTAEISTSEIVLDDVIELGPGDKVVVDGLVGEADGLEIDESLLTGEADPVLKKPGDPVMSGSFVVAGGGAFTATKVGREAYAAQLAEEASRFTLVHSELRSGISTILKYVTWMMIPTSIGLIISQLIVKDNNLKDAIARTVGGIVPMIPEGLVLLTSVAFAIGVIRLGRKQCLVQELPAIEGLARVDVVCLDKTGTLTEGGMDVTECRPLGGADAAYVKKVLGALGESDPRPNASLQAIIDAYPDSAEWRCTESLPFSSARKYSGASFSEGDGENNTWLLGAPDVLLPAGDPALEEVTDLNEQGLRVLLLARAARELDDPAVATGVKPTALIVLEQRLRPDAADTLRYFEDQDVKAKVISGDNAVSVGAVAGKLGLPGAQNTVDARTLPTDQAEMARVLDENAVFGRVTPQQKRDMVAALQSKGHTVAMTGDGVNDVLALKDADIGVSMGSGSEATRAVAQIVLLNNSFATLPSVVAEGRRVIGNITRVATLFLTKTVYSVLLAVLVVCSQVEYPFLPRHLTLLSTLTIGIPAFFLALAPNKERAKPHFVKRVMRYAIPGGVIAAVATFVTYVIARHHYTGPDALKAETSAATLALFLTSMWVLVIIARPYTWWRVGLVGAMGGAFLIVLVVPWLQEFFQLKLEGAVMPWTAVAIAAGAAALIEFTFRWVDRKFPA; translated from the coding sequence ATGACGCAGCGGGCGAGCATCGAATCAGACGGACCAGAGCCGGGCGGCGGCAGCGGTCCGGCCGCCGGGACCGCCATCGACGCGGGGTCCGAGCTCGATCCCGTCCACCCGATCAAGCCGCCCGCGCCCCGGTTCAAGCCCGCGGGGCTGAGCACCGCCGAAGTCGCCGAGCGCGTCGCCCGCGGAGCCGTCAACGACGTCCCCGTGCGCAGCAGCCGCTCCACCACCGAGATCGTCCGCGCCAACGTCTTCACCCGCTTCAACGCCATCATCGGCGTCCTGTGGGTGGTCATGCTCTTCGTCGCGCCGATCCAGGACAGCCTCTTCGGCTTCGTGATCATCGCGAACACCGGCATCGGCATCATCCAGGAGATGCGCGCCAAGAAGACCCTCGACGGCCTCGCCGTCATCGGCGAGGCCAAACCCAGCGTCCGCCGCGACGGCCGCACCGCCGAGATCTCCACCTCCGAGATCGTCCTCGACGACGTCATCGAGCTCGGCCCCGGCGACAAGGTCGTCGTCGACGGACTCGTCGGCGAGGCCGACGGACTGGAGATCGACGAGTCCCTCCTCACCGGCGAGGCCGACCCCGTCCTGAAGAAGCCCGGCGACCCGGTCATGTCCGGCTCGTTCGTCGTCGCCGGCGGCGGCGCCTTCACCGCCACCAAGGTGGGCCGCGAGGCCTACGCCGCCCAGCTGGCCGAAGAGGCCTCCCGCTTCACGCTCGTCCACTCCGAGCTGCGCTCCGGCATCTCCACCATCCTCAAGTACGTCACCTGGATGATGATCCCGACCTCCATCGGCCTGATCATCAGCCAGCTGATCGTCAAGGACAACAACCTCAAGGACGCCATCGCCCGGACCGTCGGCGGCATCGTCCCGATGATCCCCGAAGGCCTCGTACTCCTCACCTCCGTCGCCTTCGCCATCGGAGTCATCCGGCTCGGCCGCAAGCAGTGCCTGGTCCAGGAGCTGCCCGCCATCGAGGGGCTCGCCCGCGTCGACGTGGTCTGCCTCGACAAGACCGGCACCCTCACCGAGGGCGGCATGGACGTCACCGAGTGCCGCCCGCTCGGCGGCGCGGACGCCGCGTACGTCAAGAAGGTGCTCGGCGCGCTCGGCGAGAGCGACCCGCGCCCCAACGCCAGCCTCCAGGCGATCATCGACGCCTACCCCGACAGCGCCGAGTGGCGCTGCACCGAGTCCCTGCCCTTCTCCTCCGCCCGCAAGTACAGCGGCGCCAGCTTCAGCGAGGGCGACGGCGAGAACAACACCTGGCTGCTCGGCGCCCCCGACGTGCTGCTCCCGGCCGGGGACCCGGCCCTGGAGGAGGTCACCGACCTCAACGAGCAGGGCCTACGGGTCCTCCTGCTGGCCCGGGCCGCCCGCGAACTCGACGACCCGGCCGTCGCCACCGGCGTCAAGCCGACCGCCCTGATCGTCCTGGAGCAGCGGCTGCGCCCCGACGCCGCCGACACCCTGCGCTACTTCGAGGACCAGGACGTCAAGGCCAAGGTCATCTCCGGAGACAACGCGGTCTCGGTCGGCGCGGTCGCCGGCAAGCTCGGCCTGCCCGGCGCGCAGAACACCGTCGACGCCCGCACCCTCCCCACCGACCAGGCCGAGATGGCCCGGGTCCTCGACGAGAACGCCGTCTTCGGCCGCGTCACCCCGCAGCAGAAGCGCGACATGGTCGCCGCCCTCCAGTCCAAGGGCCACACGGTCGCGATGACCGGCGACGGGGTCAACGACGTGCTCGCGCTCAAGGACGCCGACATCGGCGTGAGCATGGGCTCGGGCTCGGAGGCCACCCGGGCCGTCGCCCAGATCGTGCTCCTCAACAACAGCTTCGCCACCCTGCCCTCGGTGGTCGCCGAGGGCCGCCGCGTCATCGGCAACATCACCCGCGTCGCCACCCTCTTCCTCACGAAGACGGTCTACTCGGTGCTGCTGGCCGTCCTGGTGGTCTGCTCCCAGGTCGAGTACCCGTTCCTGCCGCGCCACCTGACGCTGCTGTCCACGCTGACCATCGGCATCCCCGCCTTCTTCCTGGCCCTCGCGCCGAACAAGGAGCGGGCCAAGCCGCACTTCGTGAAGCGCGTGATGCGCTACGCCATCCCCGGCGGCGTCATCGCGGCCGTCGCCACCTTCGTCACCTACGTGATCGCCCGCCACCACTACACCGGGCCCGACGCCCTCAAGGCCGAGACCAGCGCCGCCACGCTCGCGCTGTTCCTGACCTCGATGTGGGTCCTGGTGATCATCGCCCGCCCGTACACGTGGTGGCGCGTCGGCCTGGTCGGCGCGATGGGCGGGGCCTTCCTGATCGTCCTCGTCGTGCCGTGGCTCCAGGAGTTCTTCCAGCTCAAGCTGGAAGGCGCAGTGATGCCGTGGACCGCCGTCGCCATCGCCGCCGGCGCGGCCGCCCTGATCGAGTTCACCTTCCGCTGGGTGGACCGCAAGTTCCCGGCCTAG
- a CDS encoding aldo/keto reductase codes for MSSKEETCTEEIIGTCSGQGGGRREKTVLATKVYGSMAAEGDPWPNYDRLSALNIRRAVDASLKRPQTDHIDVYQFHHVDRNTPFEEIWQAIEVLVQQGKILYAGSSNFPGRKIAQANETAARSGRLGLVSEQCLYNLAERRAELEIIPAAEAYGLGVIPWSPLHGGLLGGAIRKSAESGRTATGRSADALANSTVRAQVQGYEDLLDKHGLEPGEVALAWLLTRPGVTGPIVGPRTPEQLASALRAVELELSQEVLDGLDEVFPGPGPAPEAFAW; via the coding sequence CTGTCGTCCAAGGAGGAGACGTGCACCGAAGAGATCATCGGCACCTGCTCCGGCCAGGGCGGCGGCCGCCGCGAGAAGACGGTCCTCGCCACCAAGGTCTACGGCAGCATGGCCGCCGAAGGCGACCCGTGGCCCAACTACGACCGCCTGTCGGCGCTGAACATCCGGCGGGCCGTCGACGCCAGCCTCAAGCGGCCCCAGACCGACCACATCGACGTCTACCAATTCCACCACGTGGACCGCAACACCCCCTTCGAGGAGATCTGGCAGGCCATCGAGGTCCTGGTCCAGCAAGGCAAGATCCTCTACGCGGGCTCCTCGAACTTCCCCGGCCGGAAGATCGCCCAGGCCAACGAGACCGCGGCGCGCTCCGGACGGCTCGGCCTCGTCAGCGAGCAGTGCCTCTACAACCTCGCCGAGCGGCGCGCGGAGCTGGAGATCATCCCGGCCGCCGAGGCGTACGGGCTCGGCGTCATCCCGTGGTCCCCGCTCCACGGCGGCCTGCTGGGCGGCGCCATCCGCAAGTCGGCGGAGTCGGGGCGCACGGCGACCGGCCGCTCGGCGGACGCGCTCGCGAACAGCACCGTACGGGCGCAGGTGCAGGGGTACGAGGACCTGCTGGACAAGCACGGCCTGGAGCCCGGCGAGGTCGCCCTGGCCTGGCTGCTGACCCGGCCCGGGGTCACCGGGCCGATCGTCGGCCCGCGCACGCCGGAGCAGCTCGCGTCCGCGCTGCGGGCGGTGGAGCTGGAGCTGTCGCAGGAGGTGCTGGACGGGCTGGACGAGGTCTTCCCGGGGCCGGGACCGGCGCCGGAGGCGTTCGCCTGGTAG
- a CDS encoding aldo/keto reductase — translation MKYTQLGRTGLKVSRLVLGTMNFGPQTDEPTSHGILDAALDAGLNFVDTANVYGWGENKGRTEEIIGTWFAGGGGRREKTVLATKVYGSMSREGETWPNEDRLSALNIRRAVEASLKRLQTDHIDVYQFHHIDRRTPFEEIWQAVDVLIQQGKILYAGSSNFPGYKIAQANETAARRGMVGLVSEQCLYNLAERRAEMEVIPAAQEYGLGVIPWSPLHGGLLGGVIKKETEGGRRASGRSADALANSSVRAQVQAYEDLLDKHGLEPGETALAWLLTRPGVTGPIVGPRTAEQLESALRALELELSEEVLAALEEIFPGPGPSPEAFAW, via the coding sequence ATGAAGTACACGCAGCTCGGACGCACCGGACTCAAGGTCAGCCGACTCGTCCTCGGCACAATGAACTTCGGTCCGCAGACAGACGAACCGACCAGCCACGGAATCCTGGACGCCGCCCTCGACGCAGGTCTGAATTTCGTGGACACGGCCAACGTGTATGGGTGGGGTGAGAACAAGGGGCGCACCGAGGAGATCATCGGCACCTGGTTCGCCGGGGGTGGTGGGCGGCGCGAGAAGACGGTCCTCGCGACCAAGGTCTACGGCTCCATGTCCCGCGAGGGTGAGACGTGGCCGAACGAGGACCGGCTGTCGGCGCTGAACATCCGCCGGGCCGTCGAGGCCAGCCTCAAGCGGCTCCAGACCGACCACATCGACGTCTACCAGTTCCACCACATCGACCGCCGGACTCCCTTCGAGGAGATCTGGCAGGCCGTCGACGTGCTCATCCAGCAAGGCAAGATCCTCTATGCCGGATCCTCCAACTTCCCCGGCTACAAGATCGCCCAGGCCAACGAGACGGCCGCCCGGCGCGGGATGGTCGGCCTGGTCAGCGAGCAGTGCCTCTACAACCTCGCCGAGCGGCGGGCCGAGATGGAGGTCATCCCGGCGGCCCAGGAGTACGGCCTCGGGGTCATCCCGTGGTCGCCGCTGCACGGCGGGCTGCTGGGCGGGGTCATCAAGAAGGAGACCGAGGGCGGCCGCCGCGCCTCGGGGCGGTCCGCGGACGCGCTGGCCAACAGTTCGGTACGGGCGCAGGTGCAGGCATACGAGGACCTGCTCGACAAGCACGGCCTGGAGCCCGGCGAGACGGCTCTGGCCTGGCTGCTCACCCGGCCGGGAGTGACGGGCCCCATCGTCGGCCCGCGCACCGCCGAGCAGCTGGAGAGTGCCCTGCGGGCGCTGGAGCTGGAGCTGAGCGAGGAGGTACTGGCCGCCTTGGAGGAGATCTTCCCCGGCCCGGGACCGTCCCCGGAGGCCTTCGCCTGGTGA
- a CDS encoding MarR family transcriptional regulator produces the protein MHDLSHGGDAAAVNDLRSAVMRLGRRLKHQRVDESLSPTEMSVLGTLARCGQATPGELARREHVQPPSMTRIVALLEAKGLVTLEAHPDDRRQKVVRQTEEAEAMLEESRRKRNAFLAGLAAELTEDEWAKLREAAPVLDKLAHL, from the coding sequence ATGCATGACCTTTCCCATGGCGGCGACGCCGCTGCCGTGAACGATCTCCGCTCCGCCGTCATGCGGCTGGGCCGGCGCCTCAAGCACCAGCGCGTCGACGAATCGCTGAGCCCGACCGAGATGTCGGTGCTCGGCACCCTCGCCCGCTGCGGCCAGGCCACCCCCGGTGAGCTGGCCCGACGCGAGCACGTGCAGCCGCCCTCGATGACCCGCATCGTCGCGCTGCTGGAAGCCAAGGGACTGGTCACGCTCGAAGCGCACCCCGACGACCGCCGCCAGAAGGTGGTCCGCCAGACGGAGGAGGCCGAGGCGATGCTCGAAGAGAGCCGTCGCAAGCGCAACGCCTTCCTGGCGGGGCTCGCGGCCGAGCTGACCGAGGACGAGTGGGCCAAGCTGCGCGAGGCCGCACCCGTCCTGGACAAGCTCGCGCACCTGTAG
- a CDS encoding MFS transporter, whose amino-acid sequence MSTGPGADSAPGHTSTTKRAPGKNLGAPPGGSRGMFSSLKIRNYRLFATGQVVSNTGTWMQRIAQDWLVLSLTGSASAVGITIALQFLPMMLFGLYGGVLADRLPKRPLLLCTQAAMGLTGLALGALTLAGHVSVWHVYLAAFLLGLVTVVDNPARQTFVSEMVGKDQVANAVSLNSANFQSARLVGPAIAGVLITAVGSGWAFLLNGLSFAAPIIGLLLMRTHELHRIEVQPRAKGQLREGLRYVAGRPELIWPIVLVGFIGTFGFNFPIWLSAFVSKVFHGDAGTYGLFNTLIAAGSLVGALLAARRGHSRLRLLVTAAVLFSVLLLVTAFAPGFWLFAALLVPIGVFGLTVNVTANSSVQMATDPEMRGRVMALFMMVFTGGTPIGAPLVGWVTDTYGARIGMAAGGVVSLAAAVTIGLVLSRVGNLRLSVNRHGVTFVPSGRAHLATAA is encoded by the coding sequence TTGAGTACGGGACCCGGAGCAGACTCCGCCCCCGGCCATACATCCACCACGAAGCGCGCCCCGGGCAAGAACCTGGGGGCACCTCCCGGCGGTAGCCGGGGGATGTTCAGCTCGCTGAAGATCCGGAACTACCGGCTCTTCGCCACGGGACAGGTCGTCTCGAACACCGGCACCTGGATGCAGCGCATCGCCCAGGACTGGCTCGTCCTCTCCCTGACCGGCTCGGCCTCGGCGGTCGGCATCACCATCGCCCTGCAGTTCCTGCCGATGATGCTGTTCGGCCTCTACGGAGGCGTACTCGCCGACCGGCTCCCCAAGCGCCCGCTCCTGCTGTGCACGCAGGCCGCGATGGGCCTCACCGGCCTCGCACTCGGTGCGCTCACCCTCGCCGGGCACGTGAGCGTCTGGCACGTCTACCTCGCCGCCTTCCTGCTCGGCCTGGTCACGGTCGTGGACAACCCGGCCCGCCAGACCTTCGTCTCCGAGATGGTCGGCAAGGACCAGGTCGCCAACGCGGTCAGCCTGAATTCGGCCAACTTCCAGTCCGCGCGGCTCGTCGGCCCGGCCATCGCCGGTGTCCTCATCACCGCCGTCGGCTCCGGCTGGGCCTTCCTGCTCAACGGCCTCTCCTTCGCGGCCCCGATCATCGGCCTGCTGCTGATGCGGACGCACGAGCTGCACCGGATCGAGGTCCAGCCGCGCGCCAAGGGACAGCTGCGGGAAGGCCTGCGGTACGTCGCCGGACGGCCCGAGCTGATCTGGCCGATCGTGCTCGTCGGATTCATCGGCACCTTCGGCTTCAACTTCCCGATCTGGCTGTCGGCGTTCGTCAGCAAGGTGTTCCACGGTGACGCGGGCACGTACGGGCTGTTCAACACGCTCATCGCGGCGGGCTCCCTCGTGGGCGCGCTGCTGGCGGCCCGGCGGGGCCACTCCCGCCTGCGGCTGCTGGTCACGGCGGCGGTGCTCTTCTCCGTACTGCTGCTGGTGACGGCCTTCGCGCCCGGCTTCTGGCTGTTCGCGGCGCTCCTGGTGCCGATCGGGGTCTTCGGCCTGACGGTGAACGTCACCGCCAACTCCAGCGTCCAGATGGCCACCGACCCCGAGATGCGGGGACGGGTGATGGCCCTGTTCATGATGGTCTTCACCGGCGGCACCCCGATCGGCGCGCCGCTGGTCGGCTGGGTCACGGACACGTACGGCGCGCGGATCGGCATGGCCGCGGGCGGCGTCGTCTCGCTGGCCGCCGCGGTCACGATCGGCCTGGTCCTGTCCCGCGTGGGCAACCTCCGCCTCAGCGTGAACCGCCACGGCGTGACCTTCGTCCCGTCGGGCCGCGCCCACCTGGCGACGGCGGCGTAG
- the thpR gene encoding RNA 2',3'-cyclic phosphodiesterase, with protein sequence MRLFAAVMPPEAAISELARAVHGLRDDRLRWTAEAGWHFTLAFMGEVPEELLPELHARLARAATRSAPFPLRIHGSGHFGHRSLWAGAAGDLDSLRMLAERADAAARRSGVPMDQHHRYTPHLTLGRLRHEADDVRPYCESLASFEGAPWQVGELSLVRSNLPAGGVPGEQPRYEVVGSWELGEPAPPYEGRARSR encoded by the coding sequence ATGAGACTGTTCGCAGCCGTCATGCCGCCCGAGGCGGCCATCTCGGAGCTGGCCCGGGCCGTGCACGGACTGCGCGACGACCGACTGCGCTGGACCGCGGAAGCGGGGTGGCACTTCACCCTCGCCTTCATGGGCGAGGTGCCCGAGGAACTGCTCCCCGAACTGCACGCCCGCCTCGCCCGCGCGGCCACCCGCAGCGCGCCCTTCCCGCTCCGGATCCACGGCTCCGGCCACTTCGGCCACCGCTCGCTGTGGGCGGGCGCCGCCGGGGACCTGGACTCCCTGCGGATGCTCGCCGAGCGCGCCGACGCCGCCGCGCGCCGCTCCGGGGTCCCGATGGACCAGCACCACCGGTACACGCCCCACCTCACCCTCGGCCGGCTCCGCCACGAGGCGGACGACGTGCGGCCCTACTGCGAGTCGCTCGCCTCCTTCGAGGGCGCCCCCTGGCAGGTCGGCGAGCTGAGCCTGGTCCGCAGCAACCTGCCGGCCGGCGGCGTCCCCGGCGAGCAGCCCCGCTACGAGGTCGTCGGCTCCTGGGAACTGGGAGAGCCCGCCCCTCCGTACGAAGGGCGGGCCCGGTCGCGTTAG
- a CDS encoding MFS transporter, protein MFSSFRGLPPTVWTLFAGTIVNRLGHLVTPFLVFLLADRGITGSGVSYVLAALGAGNLLGPAVGGLLADRIGRRPTMLIGLVGAAVAQGALFLAPGIWTMAAAALLLSATGAVVPPAAYAMLADAVDTGWRQRAYALFGWGVNIGTAVAGVLGGFLAAHGYWLLFAVDAGTALVYAAVVATRLREPARTPASASDKGGLGYGVVLRDRLMLALLPLFGIQLFVYSLTEVALPLAVRDSGLSPAVYGALAAVNAVLVVGLQPFVTSRLADLPQLPVQAAGSTLIAVGVALTGLADSLAGYVVSVVVWSLGEVVVAGIAASVVADLAPAAARGRYQGAFTWTWGFARFSALTVGVALYTGVGATALWWGALAVGLLAAAATLGLRTRIAVRRDHALAA, encoded by the coding sequence ATGTTCTCCTCCTTCCGCGGACTGCCGCCCACCGTGTGGACCCTCTTCGCCGGCACGATCGTCAACCGGCTCGGCCACCTCGTCACCCCGTTCCTGGTCTTCCTGCTCGCCGACCGGGGCATCACCGGTTCGGGCGTCTCCTACGTCCTGGCCGCGCTGGGCGCCGGCAACCTGCTCGGCCCGGCCGTCGGCGGGCTGCTGGCCGACCGGATCGGCCGCCGCCCGACCATGCTGATCGGCCTCGTCGGCGCCGCCGTCGCGCAGGGCGCGCTGTTCCTGGCCCCGGGCATCTGGACGATGGCCGCCGCCGCGCTGCTGCTCAGCGCCACCGGGGCCGTCGTGCCGCCGGCCGCGTACGCGATGCTGGCCGACGCGGTGGACACCGGCTGGCGCCAGCGGGCGTACGCGCTGTTCGGCTGGGGGGTCAACATCGGCACGGCCGTGGCCGGAGTGCTCGGCGGCTTCCTGGCCGCGCACGGGTACTGGCTGCTCTTCGCCGTCGACGCCGGCACGGCGCTCGTGTACGCCGCCGTCGTCGCGACCCGGCTGCGCGAGCCGGCCCGTACCCCGGCGTCCGCGTCGGACAAGGGCGGCCTGGGATACGGGGTCGTCCTGCGGGACCGGCTCATGCTCGCGCTGCTCCCGCTGTTCGGGATCCAGCTGTTCGTGTACTCGCTGACCGAGGTGGCGCTGCCGTTGGCCGTGCGCGACAGCGGGCTCTCGCCGGCCGTGTACGGGGCGCTGGCGGCGGTCAACGCCGTGCTGGTGGTGGGTCTGCAGCCGTTCGTCACGTCCCGGCTGGCCGATCTGCCGCAGCTCCCGGTGCAGGCGGCCGGCAGCACGCTGATCGCCGTGGGCGTCGCGCTGACCGGGCTGGCCGACTCCCTCGCCGGGTACGTCGTCTCGGTGGTCGTCTGGTCGCTCGGCGAGGTGGTCGTGGCCGGCATCGCGGCCTCCGTGGTGGCCGATCTGGCCCCGGCCGCCGCCCGCGGCCGCTACCAGGGCGCCTTCACCTGGACCTGGGGCTTCGCCCGCTTCTCCGCCCTCACCGTGGGCGTCGCCCTGTACACCGGCGTCGGCGCCACGGCCCTGTGGTGGGGCGCCCTCGCCGTCGGCCTGCTCGCCGCGGCCGCCACCCTGGGCCTGCGCACCCGCATCGCGGTGCGCAGGGACCACGCGCTGGCGGCCTGA
- a CDS encoding DUF2530 domain-containing protein, with protein sequence MAKWTAQHEAPEPLEGPIVGTVMGGTILWFALFVLQLPFYGWFADRDLLWWVWTCAAGGVLGLIGLWYVRGRDAALKRHEAELAARSEAPGPGPAPHPG encoded by the coding sequence ATGGCGAAATGGACTGCGCAGCACGAGGCCCCCGAGCCCCTTGAGGGTCCGATCGTGGGGACCGTCATGGGCGGCACGATCCTGTGGTTCGCCCTCTTCGTCCTCCAGCTCCCCTTCTACGGGTGGTTCGCGGACCGGGACCTGCTGTGGTGGGTCTGGACCTGCGCGGCCGGCGGGGTCCTCGGCCTGATCGGCCTCTGGTACGTCCGCGGCCGCGATGCCGCCTTGAAGCGGCACGAGGCTGAGCTGGCCGCTCGAAGCGAGGCCCCCGGGCCGGGCCCGGCGCCCCACCCGGGCTAG